A stretch of Lysobacter sp. K5869 DNA encodes these proteins:
- a CDS encoding phosphoenolpyruvate carboxykinase (GTP): MNANLKDPAPATSVPGSAGSSLPALNEWVAQVAALTRPDKIHWCDGSDAEYQALLQQMLADGTLETLNQDTHPGSYLHRSHPDDVARVEHLTFVCTQQPEDAGPNNHWMAPREAHAKMDALFEGCMKGRTMYVIPYCMGPIDSPLARCGVEITDSPYVVANMRTMTRMGAAALKRIESGDSFVRGLHSIGELDPERRFIMHFPDELTIKSFGSGYGGNALLGKKCHALRIASHQARGEGWLAEHMLIVGIENPQGETHYVAAAFPSACGKTNLAMLIPPEGYRQAGWKVWTVGDDICWMRPGADGRLYAINPEAGYFGVAPGTSVKSNPNALASIRTNTIFTNVGVTADAQPWWEGLDNGLTPVTDWRGNGYDAAKGPAAHPNSRFTVSAKQCPSYSPEAENPAGVPISAIVFGGRRASLVPLVFEARDWTHGVLVGAAMGSETTAAATGAVGVMRRDPMAMKPFCGYNFADYFGHWLSFDKADAKLPKVFHVNWFRKGDDGKFLWPGFGDNLRVLEWMIGRVKGEAGAAETPIGHLPQASDLNLDGVQLSEEAHAKLFGFDHAGWTAEFDSIGEYLGEYGPRMPQALHDEQQRIAAALKG; encoded by the coding sequence GTGAATGCCAATTTGAAAGATCCCGCCCCCGCGACGTCCGTGCCGGGGAGCGCGGGCAGTTCGTTGCCGGCGCTCAACGAGTGGGTGGCGCAGGTGGCCGCGCTGACCCGTCCCGACAAGATCCATTGGTGCGACGGCAGCGACGCCGAGTACCAGGCGCTGCTGCAGCAGATGCTGGCCGACGGCACGCTGGAAACCTTGAATCAGGACACCCATCCGGGCAGCTATCTGCACCGCTCGCATCCCGACGATGTCGCGCGCGTGGAGCACCTGACCTTCGTCTGCACCCAGCAGCCCGAGGACGCCGGCCCGAACAACCATTGGATGGCGCCGCGCGAGGCGCACGCCAAGATGGATGCGCTGTTCGAGGGCTGCATGAAGGGACGCACGATGTACGTGATCCCGTACTGCATGGGCCCGATCGATTCGCCGCTGGCGCGTTGCGGCGTGGAGATCACCGATTCGCCGTACGTGGTCGCCAACATGCGCACGATGACGCGCATGGGCGCCGCGGCGCTCAAGCGCATCGAGTCGGGCGACTCGTTCGTGCGCGGTCTGCACTCCATCGGCGAACTCGATCCCGAGCGCCGTTTCATCATGCATTTCCCCGATGAGCTGACCATCAAGTCGTTCGGCTCGGGCTACGGTGGCAACGCGCTGCTCGGCAAGAAGTGCCACGCGCTGCGCATCGCCTCGCATCAGGCCCGCGGCGAAGGCTGGCTGGCCGAGCACATGCTGATCGTCGGCATCGAGAATCCGCAGGGCGAAACCCATTACGTCGCCGCGGCGTTCCCGTCGGCGTGCGGCAAGACCAACCTCGCCATGCTGATTCCGCCGGAAGGCTATCGTCAGGCCGGCTGGAAGGTGTGGACGGTCGGCGACGACATCTGCTGGATGCGCCCGGGCGCCGACGGCCGTTTGTACGCGATCAATCCCGAGGCCGGCTATTTCGGCGTCGCGCCGGGCACCTCGGTGAAGTCGAATCCGAACGCGCTGGCGTCGATCCGCACCAACACCATCTTCACCAACGTCGGCGTCACCGCCGATGCGCAGCCGTGGTGGGAAGGCCTGGACAACGGCCTCACCCCGGTCACCGACTGGCGCGGCAACGGCTACGACGCCGCCAAGGGCCCGGCCGCGCATCCGAACTCGCGCTTCACGGTGTCGGCCAAGCAGTGCCCGAGCTATTCGCCGGAAGCGGAGAACCCCGCCGGCGTGCCGATCTCGGCGATCGTGTTCGGCGGCCGCCGCGCCTCGCTGGTGCCGCTGGTGTTCGAGGCCCGCGACTGGACCCACGGTGTGCTGGTCGGCGCCGCGATGGGCTCGGAAACCACCGCCGCCGCGACCGGCGCGGTCGGCGTGATGCGCCGCGATCCGATGGCGATGAAGCCGTTCTGCGGCTACAACTTCGCCGATTACTTCGGCCATTGGCTGTCGTTCGACAAGGCCGACGCGAAGCTGCCGAAGGTGTTCCACGTCAACTGGTTCCGCAAGGGCGACGACGGCAAGTTCCTGTGGCCGGGCTTCGGCGACAACCTGCGCGTGCTGGAGTGGATGATCGGCCGGGTCAAGGGCGAGGCCGGCGCGGCGGAAACGCCGATCGGCCATCTGCCGCAGGCATCGGATCTCAACCTCGACGGCGTCCAGCTGAGCGAGGAAGCCCACGCCAAGCTGTTCGGCTTCGACCATGCCGGCTGGACCGCCGAGTTCGACAGCATCGGCGAGTATCTGGGCGAGTACGGCCCGCGCATGCCGCAGGCGCTGCACGATGAGCAGCAGCGGATCGCGGCGGCGCTGAAGGGCTGA
- a CDS encoding TetR/AcrR family transcriptional regulator codes for MNQPASNKPEPALDTPSADAKSAAASAKADAKPERSGRLSADDWAQAALDLIAEQGVAAVAVEPLARRLGVTKGSFYWHFPSRDALLVAALERWEKVEQETVFGQLEPIPDPRQRLRSLFHLVAHEVKSHIIYSELLKALDHPAVQPVIGRVSERRLDYLTASFRQAGLSRTDAQHRARLLYAAYVGFLQLNLQLHQTRMQHDEFEAYVEHMMATLIPSS; via the coding sequence ATGAACCAGCCCGCCTCGAACAAGCCCGAGCCCGCGCTCGACACGCCGTCCGCCGACGCCAAGTCCGCCGCTGCTTCCGCCAAGGCCGACGCCAAGCCCGAACGCAGCGGACGCCTCAGCGCCGACGACTGGGCGCAGGCCGCGCTCGACCTGATCGCCGAACAAGGCGTCGCCGCGGTCGCGGTGGAACCGCTCGCGCGCCGGCTCGGCGTGACCAAGGGCAGCTTCTACTGGCACTTCCCCTCGCGCGATGCGTTGTTGGTCGCCGCGTTGGAGCGCTGGGAAAAAGTCGAACAGGAAACCGTGTTCGGCCAGCTCGAACCGATTCCCGATCCGCGCCAGCGCTTGCGTTCGCTGTTCCACCTCGTCGCGCACGAGGTCAAGTCGCACATCATTTATTCCGAGCTGCTCAAGGCGCTGGACCATCCCGCCGTGCAGCCGGTGATCGGCCGCGTCTCCGAACGCCGCCTGGATTACCTCACCGCATCCTTCCGCCAAGCCGGCCTGAGCCGCACCGACGCGCAGCACCGCGCGCGGCTGCTCTACGCCGCCTATGTCGGCTTCCTGCAGCTGAACTTGCAGCTGCACCAGACCCGCATGCAACACGACGAGTTCGAGGCCTATGTCGAGCACATGATGGCCACGCTCATTCCCTCGTCGTAA
- a CDS encoding acyl-CoA dehydrogenase: MSIAIPFLAFLLIGAVAAYHRLRLPVWAALTATALVACWLLGANPTATIIAAVLVAAIALPLLIPAIRLPFITKPLLGFYTKILPPLSETERTALEAGTVGFEGELFSGKPDWQQLLSQPKPVLTAEEQAFLDGPTEELCKMTNDWQITHVDADLSPQLWDYIKKNKFFGLNIPKEYGGLGFTALANHKVIQKLSSISSVVSSTVGVPNSLGPAELLMHYGTQEQKDHYLPRLADGREVPCFGLTGPWAGSDATSIPDYGIVTMGEWNGARVVGVKLTFDKRYITLAPVATLIGLAFRMYDPDGLIGDKRDIGITLALVPRDTAGVEVGRRHFPLNCTFQNGPIHGREVFIPLSQLIGGEAYAGKGWQMLVECLSIGRSITLPSSGSGGSKMGAVVTGAYARIRKQFGLSVGRFEGVEEALARIAGHAYAVSALSQATAAAVARGENPAVPSTIAKYHCTDMARDVAKDVMDIHGGKGIILGPKNYAGRNWQAVPIMITVEGANIMTRSLMIFGQGAILCHPWVLKEMKAAMLPDKAEALREFDKNLFGHIGFAISNAVRSLWYGLTASRIGAAPGDAYTRRYYRKLNRYSATLALMADTSMLLLGGKLKFKESLSGRLGDVLSQLYIASSMLKRYEDEGRPVGDQPLLAWAFHDAVHKIELALSGALRNFPIRPVGYLLWALIFPWGRRAQAPSDRLGHRAAALLMSPNDARDRLADGVFLTPCANNPAGRINSYLQKVILAEPVERKFLKALKNSDIQALDFAGQLDEGVREGWITAEERKQLEELREMTIDAISVDDFDAAELRSAGYKPYAQDAGRGDTRAAA, encoded by the coding sequence ATGAGCATCGCGATCCCCTTCCTCGCCTTCTTACTAATCGGCGCGGTCGCCGCCTACCACCGCCTGCGCTTGCCGGTGTGGGCCGCGCTGACTGCGACCGCGCTGGTCGCCTGCTGGCTGCTCGGCGCCAACCCGACCGCGACGATCATCGCCGCGGTGTTGGTCGCCGCGATCGCGCTGCCGCTGCTGATCCCGGCGATCCGCCTGCCGTTCATCACCAAGCCGCTGCTGGGCTTCTACACCAAGATCCTGCCGCCGCTGTCGGAAACCGAGCGCACCGCGCTGGAAGCCGGCACCGTCGGTTTCGAAGGCGAGCTGTTCTCGGGCAAGCCCGACTGGCAGCAACTGCTGAGCCAGCCCAAGCCGGTGCTGACCGCCGAGGAACAAGCCTTCCTCGACGGCCCGACCGAAGAGCTGTGCAAGATGACCAACGATTGGCAGATCACCCACGTCGACGCCGATCTGTCGCCGCAGCTGTGGGACTACATCAAGAAGAACAAGTTCTTCGGCCTCAACATTCCGAAAGAATACGGCGGCCTGGGCTTCACCGCGCTGGCCAACCACAAGGTCATCCAGAAGCTGTCGTCGATCTCCAGCGTGGTCAGCTCCACCGTCGGCGTGCCCAACTCGCTGGGCCCGGCCGAACTGCTGATGCACTACGGCACCCAGGAACAGAAAGACCACTACCTGCCGCGCCTGGCCGACGGCCGCGAAGTGCCCTGCTTCGGCCTGACCGGCCCGTGGGCGGGCTCCGACGCGACCTCGATTCCCGACTACGGCATCGTCACCATGGGCGAGTGGAACGGCGCGCGCGTGGTCGGCGTCAAGCTCACCTTCGATAAGCGCTACATCACTCTCGCGCCGGTCGCCACGCTGATCGGCCTGGCCTTCCGCATGTACGACCCGGACGGCCTGATCGGCGACAAGCGCGACATCGGCATCACCCTGGCGCTGGTGCCGCGCGACACCGCCGGCGTCGAAGTCGGCCGCCGCCACTTCCCGCTCAACTGCACCTTCCAGAACGGCCCGATCCACGGCCGCGAAGTGTTCATCCCGCTGAGCCAGTTGATCGGCGGCGAAGCCTACGCCGGCAAGGGCTGGCAGATGCTGGTCGAATGCCTGTCGATCGGCCGCTCGATCACCCTGCCCTCCTCGGGCAGCGGCGGCTCCAAGATGGGCGCGGTCGTCACCGGCGCCTACGCCCGCATCCGCAAGCAGTTCGGCCTCTCGGTCGGCCGCTTCGAAGGCGTGGAAGAAGCGCTGGCGCGCATCGCCGGCCACGCCTACGCGGTCAGCGCGCTGTCGCAAGCCACCGCCGCCGCCGTGGCGCGCGGCGAAAACCCCGCCGTGCCCTCGACCATCGCCAAGTACCACTGCACCGACATGGCCCGCGACGTGGCCAAGGACGTGATGGACATCCACGGCGGCAAGGGCATCATCCTCGGCCCGAAGAACTACGCCGGCCGCAACTGGCAGGCGGTGCCGATCATGATCACGGTGGAAGGCGCGAACATCATGACGCGCTCGCTGATGATCTTCGGCCAGGGCGCGATCCTGTGCCACCCGTGGGTGCTCAAGGAAATGAAGGCGGCGATGCTGCCCGACAAGGCCGAAGCGCTGCGCGAGTTCGACAAGAACCTGTTCGGCCACATCGGCTTCGCCATCTCCAACGCGGTGCGCAGCCTGTGGTACGGCCTGACCGCCTCGCGCATCGGCGCCGCGCCGGGCGACGCCTACACCCGCCGCTACTACCGCAAGCTCAACCGCTATTCGGCGACGCTGGCGCTGATGGCCGACACCTCGATGCTGCTGCTCGGCGGCAAGCTCAAGTTCAAGGAATCGCTGTCGGGCCGCCTGGGCGACGTGCTCAGCCAGCTCTACATCGCCAGCTCGATGCTCAAGCGCTACGAGGACGAAGGCCGTCCGGTCGGCGACCAGCCGCTGCTGGCCTGGGCCTTCCACGACGCCGTGCACAAGATCGAACTGGCGCTGTCGGGCGCGCTGCGCAACTTCCCGATCCGCCCGGTCGGCTACCTGCTGTGGGCGCTGATCTTCCCCTGGGGCCGCCGCGCGCAGGCGCCGAGCGACCGCCTCGGCCACCGCGCCGCCGCCCTGCTGATGTCGCCCAACGACGCCCGCGACCGCCTCGCCGACGGCGTGTTCCTGACCCCGTGCGCGAACAACCCGGCCGGCCGCATCAACAGCTACCTGCAGAAGGTGATCCTGGCCGAACCGGTCGAGCGCAAGTTCCTCAAGGCGCTGAAGAACAGCGACATCCAGGCGCTGGACTTCGCCGGCCAGCTCGACGAGGGCGTGCGCGAAGGCTGGATCACCGCCGAGGAGCGCAAGCAGTTGGAAGAACTGCGCGAGATGACCATCGACGCGATCAGCGTGGACGACTTCGACGCCGCCGAACTGCGTTCGGCCGGCTACAAGCCGTACGCGCAGGACGCCGGCCGCGGCGACACGCGCGCGGCCGCGTAA
- a CDS encoding hotdog fold domain-containing protein — translation MSANVLSLYKKLTRYPAGHWLFSRAVCFKAPYFGSIKPRFESLESNRCTATIQHRRAVTNHLGTVHAIALCNLAELTGGVMTDVSIPKSMRWIPVGMQVEYLKKAVGTLRAIATPAAPIVESDAPYDLPVNVDIENPAKETVFRARITMRVSPRKS, via the coding sequence ATGAGCGCCAACGTCCTCTCGCTCTACAAGAAGCTCACCCGCTACCCCGCCGGCCACTGGCTGTTCTCGCGCGCCGTCTGCTTCAAGGCGCCCTACTTCGGCAGCATCAAACCGCGCTTCGAATCGCTCGAATCCAACCGCTGCACCGCGACGATCCAACACCGCCGCGCCGTCACCAACCACCTCGGCACTGTCCACGCCATCGCCCTGTGCAACCTCGCCGAACTCACCGGCGGCGTGATGACCGACGTCAGCATCCCCAAGTCGATGCGCTGGATTCCCGTCGGCATGCAGGTCGAATACCTGAAAAAAGCCGTCGGCACCCTGCGCGCCATCGCCACCCCGGCCGCGCCCATCGTCGAATCCGACGCGCCCTACGACTTGCCGGTAAACGTGGACATCGAAAATCCGGCCAAGGAAACCGTGTTTCGCGCACGCATCACCATGCGCGTGTCGCCGCGCAAATCCTAA
- a CDS encoding SMI1/KNR4 family protein, with protein MFRDWIVSAGLDQKIPIAGMDDREIESVEGIQGVKLPSLYKMFLRECGRSAGLLCYDINFFYPDIEVLKKKLLDLIAEEGVDFQLPDHAFVFCAYQGAQFQYFICDGNEDPPVYRVFDDGSVELAASSFSQYMRETVEQFRSAFAGEFAQEILAQLR; from the coding sequence ATGTTCAGAGATTGGATCGTATCCGCGGGGCTGGATCAGAAAATTCCGATTGCCGGAATGGACGACCGCGAAATCGAGTCGGTGGAAGGCATCCAGGGAGTCAAGCTGCCATCGCTCTACAAGATGTTCTTGCGCGAATGCGGCCGGTCCGCGGGATTGCTGTGCTATGACATCAACTTCTTCTACCCGGATATCGAGGTTCTGAAGAAAAAGCTGCTGGACTTGATCGCGGAGGAGGGTGTCGATTTTCAGTTGCCGGACCATGCATTTGTTTTCTGCGCCTATCAGGGCGCGCAGTTTCAATATTTCATTTGCGATGGAAACGAAGATCCCCCTGTCTATCGGGTGTTCGATGACGGATCGGTCGAGTTGGCTGCTAGCTCGTTCTCGCAGTACATGCGCGAAACCGTCGAGCAATTCAGATCTGCTTTCGCTGGGGAGTTTGCTCAAGAGATCCTCGCGCAGTTGAGGTGA
- a CDS encoding SMI1/KNR4 family protein, whose amino-acid sequence MYKEKIIAAGLQGDLPIQGISPDEIREIELAQQVVVPPAYRAFLLECGKSAGLLCDDAYFFYPDLKCLKRDVQEILDDDDEDMKGFEFSLPENALVIGSYQGRQHDYLICDGSGDPAVFRLTLIKGGSRIHASFTSYIEQMIRSYQGMYRS is encoded by the coding sequence ATGTACAAAGAAAAGATTATTGCCGCGGGCTTGCAGGGCGATCTTCCGATTCAAGGAATTTCACCCGATGAAATCAGGGAGATCGAACTCGCTCAGCAGGTGGTCGTTCCTCCGGCTTACAGGGCGTTCCTGCTCGAATGCGGCAAGTCTGCCGGATTGCTTTGTGATGATGCTTATTTTTTCTATCCGGATTTGAAATGTCTGAAGCGGGACGTGCAAGAAATTCTCGATGACGACGATGAGGATATGAAGGGGTTCGAGTTCTCTCTTCCTGAGAATGCGCTTGTGATCGGCTCCTATCAGGGGAGGCAGCACGACTACTTGATTTGCGACGGGTCTGGTGACCCCGCCGTCTTTCGTCTGACGCTTATAAAAGGGGGCTCGCGGATCCATGCATCTTTCACTTCATACATCGAACAGATGATCAGGAGCTATCAGGGCATGTATCGAAGCTAA